The genome window CAAGATCGCCGGCTTTAACTCTGTTTAAATTAACTTTTGCCATTATTTCGATTTGACGATTTTATTTGTAAATACGCTAAGGAATTAGAATTGCAAACCACCTTCACGGGCGCCATCAGCTACACTCTTTACCCGGCCATGATACAGGTTACCACCACGATCAAAAATGATGATGTTAATGCCTAATTCAGTAGCCTTACGGGCAATTGCCAGACCTACCAGCTTGCTCTTTTCGATCCTGGTCCCTTTCTGGGCAGCAATATCCTTGTCCTTAGAAGAAGCCGCGGCCAAAGTTTTACCGGAAACGTCGTCAATCAGTTGCACATAAATATCTGTATTGCTCCTGAAAACAGACAGCCTTGGTTTTTGGCTGGTGCCGGATACTTTCTTACGGATCCGGTAGCGGATTTTCTGTCTTTTAACTAATTTATTCATTGCTCTTTATTTTATACCGCCCGATACTGCCGGGCGGTTAATTTTCAAATTATTTACCAGCAGCCTTACCAGCTTTACGACGGATAACCTCACCAGCATACTTAACACCTTTTCCTTTGTAGGGCTCTGGCTTACGCAGGCTGCGCAGTTTGGCAGCAACCTGACCAATCAGTTGCTTGTCGATACCTTCCAGGCTGATCTTCGGATTCTCCCCTTTTTCCTGGGAAGTAGTCAGTTTCAATTCCTTGGGTATTTCAAAAATGATATTGTGAGAGTAACCGAGTGACAGGTCAAGCAG of Paraflavitalea devenefica contains these proteins:
- the rplR gene encoding 50S ribosomal protein L18, with the translated sequence MNKLVKRQKIRYRIRKKVSGTSQKPRLSVFRSNTDIYVQLIDDVSGKTLAAASSKDKDIAAQKGTRIEKSKLVGLAIARKATELGINIIIFDRGGNLYHGRVKSVADGAREGGLQF